AGGGCGAGCGCTTGGGCCTGCAGGTCGGTCGGGAAGCCGGGGAAGGGCTGCGTCGTGAGTTCGACGGGCTTGAGCGGCCCGGTGCGCCTCACGAAGGCCGTCGCGCGGATCGAGTCGCCGCCGGTGGTGTCGAGCGGCTCGTGTTCGCTGAGCTCGAGCTCGATGCCCGCGGCTCGAAGCATCTCGAACGGTCCGACCAACGCATCGACCGGCCAGTTGGCGATGGTGAGCTCGCCCCTGGTCATGGCGGCGGCCATCGCGTACGTGCCCGCCTCGATGCGATCGGGCATGATGCGGCGGCTGGTCCCGCCCAGCTCGTCGACGCCATCGACAACGATCCGCGGCGTGCCCAGGCCAGAAATTCGCGCCCCCATGCTCTGGAGCAGCCGGCCCAGGTCGACGACCTCGGGCTCGCAGGCGGCCGACTCGATGACCGTCCGGCCGCGTGCCAGCGTCGCGGCGCTCATGATGTTGGCCGTGCCCAGCACGGTCGAGCCGAACGGCCCGCCCAGGAACACCGTGGCGCCGCGCAGCCCGCCGGCGGGGGCCTTCGCGACCACGTCACCGTTCGACAGGCTGATGGATGCCCCGAGAGCAGCCAGGCCCTTGAGGTGCAGGTCGATGGGGCGGGGGCCGATGGCACAGCCCCCGGGCATCGAAATCCGGGCTTCTCCCCGTCGGGCCAG
This Phycisphaerales bacterium DNA region includes the following protein-coding sequences:
- the murA gene encoding UDP-N-acetylglucosamine 1-carboxyvinyltransferase produces the protein MDAFVIEGGKPISGRFEVHGSKNAALPMLAAALLTDEPVELSDVPRLEDISNMLRLLGELGVEVAEADGATRGGRSVRTIVTDASLSHARYDIVRTMRAGVCVLGPMLARRGEARISMPGGCAIGPRPIDLHLKGLAALGASISLSNGDVVAKAPAGGLRGATVFLGGPFGSTVLGTANIMSAATLARGRTVIESAACEPEVVDLGRLLQSMGARISGLGTPRIVVDGVDELGGTSRRIMPDRIEAGTYAMAAAMTRGELTIANWPVDALVGPFEMLRAAGIELELSEHEPLDTTGGDSIRATAFVRRTGPLKPVELTTQPFPGFPTDLQAQALALLTLADGNSIITEKIFPERFLHVAELLRMGAQIIRHGPTAVISGVPKLVGAPVMASDLRASAGLVLAGLAARGRTVVRRVYHLDRGYQRMDEYLNELGADIQRVEEKSLAEVAVPA